In Solenopsis invicta isolate M01_SB chromosome 1, UNIL_Sinv_3.0, whole genome shotgun sequence, one genomic interval encodes:
- the LOC120358374 gene encoding uncharacterized protein LOC120358374, whose amino-acid sequence MKKAIMATYYHMCSTEENPQHQYCPPGAESWCKWRVAEATGKLDEFEHQPAFHKSVQDHLLPIYEDLSKDELLQRCLGGYTQNCNESFNACIWRLAPKHLHCGLKTIEIAAYLATAIFNEGFFPILKMMETMDIIIGQQSKTFAEYHNDKRLLNAHRRSSESTKEARTARRMEKTVLQDFFEEEEGLMYGAGIAE is encoded by the coding sequence ATGAAGAAAGCCATAATGGCTACTTATTATCATATGTGTTCGACAGAAGAAAATCCGCAACATCAATATTGTCCACCGGGAGCTGAAAGCTGGTGTAAGTGGCGAGTTGCAGAAGCGACTGGAAAACTTGACGAATTTGAGCATCAGCCTGCTTTTCATAAAAGTGTTCAAGATCATCTGTTGCCAATTTATGAAGATCTGTCCAAAGATGAATTATTACAAAGATGTTTAGGTGGATACACTCAAAATTGTAACGAAAGTTTTAACGCATGCATTTGGCGTCTAGCTCCGAAACATCTCCACTGTGGTTTGAAGACTATAGAAATTGCTGCTTATCTGGCTACCGCAATATTTAATGAAGGTTTCTttccaatattaaaaatgatggaAACAATGGACATTATTATTGGACAACAGAGCAAAACATTTGCCGAATATCATAATGACAAGCGACTATTGAATGCACACCGGCGTAGCTCAGAAAGCACTAAAGAGGCTCGTACAGCCAGAAGAATGGAGAAAACGGTATTACAAGACTTttttgaagaagaagaaggtttAATGTATGGGGCCGGAATAGCAGAATAA